Genomic segment of Kibdelosporangium phytohabitans:
CCGAACTCACGCTCTTCCAGCGCACACCGCCGTGGATCATGCCCAAGCCGGACCACGCGATGCCGGAGTGGACCAAGCGGGTGTTCAAGTCGGTGCCCGGCGCGCAGCGGCTGTACCGCAACGCCATCTACTGGCTGCTCGAGGCGCGGGCCATCGGGTTCAACGGCAATCCACGTTTGATGAAGGCCGGGGAATGGCTCGCTCGCCGGCACATGGCGCGCCAGATCAGCAACCCCGAGTTGCGCCGCAAGGTGACGCCGGACTACACCATGGGCTGCAAGCGAGTCCTGATCTCCAATGACTACTACCCGGCGCTCGCGCGTGACAACGTCAACGTGGTCACCGAAGGCGTCACACACGTGCGCGAGAACAGCGTGATCGCGGCGGACGGCACAGAGCACCAGGTCGACGCGATCATCTTCGGCACCGGCTTCCACGTCACGGACGCGTTCGACGAGCTGGAAGTGGTCGGGCTGGAGGACAAGAACCTGGCCAAGGTGTGGAGCGACCGGGGGATGCAGACCCACAAGGGCATCACGGTCTCCGGCTTCCCGAACCTGTTCTTCCTGCTCGGCCCGAACACCGCGCTCGGGCACAACTCGGTCGTCTTCATGATCGAGTCCCAGATCCGGTACGTCGCCGACGCCATCGAACTCGTCGAGCGCAGTGCAGCGAAAGCGTTGAACGTGAAGCCCGCTGTGCAGGACGGCTTCAATGACCGGATTCAGCGCAAGCTCGTCAACGGTGTGTGGACGCAGGGCGGGTGCAAGAGCTGGTACCTGGACTCGATGGGCGTGAACCGGACCGTGTGGCCGGGCTTCACCTGGCGCTACTGGCTGGAGACGCGCTCAGTCGACCCGGCCGACTTCGAGTTGATCAGGTAGGCCCGTGGCTCCGCGGCCGATCTGAAGCTGGACCTGCCGACCATTCAGGTGGGCTTCATAGCGCCGCTGTGAAGCTCCACTGAAAAGGCTCGGCCTGAACACACACGGCCTCATGTCGCGGGATGCCAGGGAGGTCCCGCGGCACGAGGCCGTGCAGCTGTCATCGGCCGGTCAGCCGGCGCCGTTGCGTTCGCTTCCGTTGCCGGCGCTGTGGTGGCCGTTGTGCTCCTCGCCGTCGTGATCGTCGCCGTGGTGATCGTCGCCGTGGTCCACGTAGACCGGCGGCTCGCTGGGTGCGCCACCGATCCGGCGCAACAGTCCGATCAGGTCGACGGTGTCCAACCCGCAGAGTTCGGCCATGCGTTCCAATGCGGCGAAATCGAGGTGGACCTCGGCGGCACCCGCGGTGTGACCCGCCGGGTGGTGGTCGAGTCTGTCCCGCGCCCAGCGCCGCAGCGGCAGCAGTTCGGGATGGTCGTCGCAGACGACCTGGCGCAGGTCGATCCGGACCCGGCCGCGTGGCGAGTCGGTGAACACCCGCTCGTGCACGCGTGCGATCAACTCGTGGGGGAGCTCGTCCAGCGCCAGGCAGATCTCCACGAACCGGACCATCGAACATTGCCGGGTGCCCAGTTCGTAGGTTGCCAGCGTCTGCAGCGAGATGTCGCTCTGCAAGCGGCGATTGAGCTGCTTGCGAGTCAGACCGCGCTTCTTACGCAGCCTGCGGATCTCGTCCCCGAGCACCCGCTGGTACACAACCACGTCGAACAACACACAGGTGAAACTCGCCAGTAGCGGCACTCTTACGCGGAAGTAGCTTTTTCTTCCCCGTGTTACGCCGAACGAGTGACCTCGGAGCGCGGTGACCCGAGGTCGATCAGTTGACGCACGGCGCGCCGTTGGAGCCGATCCTCGGCGCCGACCCGCCAGGTTGCTGCTGGGTGAGCGCGGGAGCGGGGTCGAGCTGCAGTAGTGGCTGTCCTGCGAAGCCACTGGTCGCCTTGTAGTCCTTGCCCAGGAAAACGGCCACATGTCCCTTGGTGAGGGTGGTGTCCTGCTCCACTGTGAAGTCCCCGCCGAGTGCGGCGGCGACCTTGTCGCCGCTTTCCTTCTCACCGCGCGCGTGGCGGATCACGGTCGTCGTCCTGGCCTTCACGTTGCTGGTTTCGCCGGCGGTGAAGCCCTTGCCGCCCAGCGCCTCGGAGACCTGGTTGGCCAGCCCGGTCTTGCCGTTGCCGTTGCGCACGTCGACCGTGATCGCCTTGTTGTCCGAGCTGCCGGGCTTGTCCGACGGGGACGGCGCGCCGCTCGACGGACTTGCCTGCCCGCCGCCGAGCAGGCCCTGCACGAACGTCTTCACCTCGGCGGGCTTGATCTCGACCGCGTCCCCGTCCTCCGGGGTCTTGAGGTCGGGACGGCCGGTCGGGATGGTCCGGAAATCCAGCGCGCCGCCGGACATGCCCTGCATCTGCTTGGCGAACTGGACGATGTTCCAGCCCTGGTTCAGCACGATCGACTTCTTGATCGCGGAGAGCAGCTTGTCCAGCCTGCTCTGGTCGGTCAGGGTGCCCGCGCTGAGCACCTTCGTG
This window contains:
- a CDS encoding flavin-containing monooxygenase translates to MGKRYETGVVVVGTGFSGLGMAIQLRKAGRTDFLVLEKAQDVGGTWRDNTYPGCACDVQSHMYSFSFEQNPDWSRSFSPQPEIWDYLRRVADKYGVREYIRFGTEMVGARWDADENRWHLRARNGDEYVAKFVVSGMGGLHIPRIPELPGLPDFKGEVFHSAEWNHDVDLRGKRVAVIGTGASAVQFVPQIAPDVAELTLFQRTPPWIMPKPDHAMPEWTKRVFKSVPGAQRLYRNAIYWLLEARAIGFNGNPRLMKAGEWLARRHMARQISNPELRRKVTPDYTMGCKRVLISNDYYPALARDNVNVVTEGVTHVRENSVIAADGTEHQVDAIIFGTGFHVTDAFDELEVVGLEDKNLAKVWSDRGMQTHKGITVSGFPNLFFLLGPNTALGHNSVVFMIESQIRYVADAIELVERSAAKALNVKPAVQDGFNDRIQRKLVNGVWTQGGCKSWYLDSMGVNRTVWPGFTWRYWLETRSVDPADFELIR